The DNA region ACGCTCTACGAGGGCGGCTTCACCGGGGTGCTGTCGGTGGAGCACGAGGACCCGGTGTGGAGCGGTGACGTCCGACGGGTCACCCAGGGACTGGAGATCGCCCACCGCACCCTGCGCCCGCTGATCGTCGGCTGACCCGCCCGGTCCGCTCCCGCCCGCGCCTGGTTCGCCCTCCCCTGCGCCGAACCCGCACCCGCCCCGCCGTACTTGGAGGAATCGCTTCGATGGCCACGCCCCTGAGCATCCAGCTCTACACCTTGCGGGACCAGCTCGCCGCCGACCGCGACGGCACGCTGGCCCGGCTCGCCGAGATCGGCTACCGGTCGGTCGAGGCGTACGACCCGATGGCCGATCCGGCCGGATTCCGCAGAAAAGCCGACGAGTTGGGCATCGGCGTCGCCGCCTCCCACGCGTACGCGCTGTTCGACAAGGAGGCCGACGAGGTCTTCGACGCGGTCGCCGCCATCGGCACCGACCTGGCGCTGATCCCCGGCGGGATCGCGCACGAGGAGTTCACCACCCTGGACGGCCTGCGCCGCACGGCCGATCTGCTCAACGGCTTCGCGGAGAAGGCCGCCGACCGCGGCATCCGGATCGGCTACCACAACCACTGGTGGGAGATCGAGCCGCGGTTCGAGGGCCGCACCGCCCTGGAGGTGCTGGCCACACTGGTCGCGCCCGAGGTCTTCCTGGAGGTCGACACGTACTGGGCGCAGGTCGGCGGCGCGGACGTGCCGGAGCTGCTGCGCGCCCTGGGCGACAAGGTGCGGGCGCTGCACGTCAAGGACGGCCCGGCGGTCAAGGGCGAGCCGCACGTGGCCGTCGGCGAGGGCGTCGTCGACGTGCCGGCGATCCTGGCCGCGGCGCCCGAGGCCATCCGGATCGTGGAGCTGGACACCTGTGCCACGGACGTCTTCGAGGCCGTCGCCCGCTCGCACGCGTACCTCACCGCGCTGGAGGGGCGCTCATGAGCGGCGGGCCGGTCGGCGTCGCACTGGTCGGCGCGGGGGTGATCAGCACCCAGTACCTGACGGCGCTGTCCACGTTCCCCGACATACGGGTGCTGGCCGTCGCCGACCTCGACGCCGAGCGGGCGCGCGCGCAGGCGCAGGCGTACGGGGTGCCGGTGCACGGCGACGTCGCGGCGGCGCTGGCGGTGCCCGAAGTGGAGATCGTGGTCAACCTGACGATCCCGGCCGCGCACGCCGAGGTGGCGGCCGAGGCGCTGCGCGCCGGCAAGCACGTCTACGGCGAGAAGCCGCTGGCGCTGGCGCCCGCGGACGGCGCGAAGATCCTGGCGGAGGCGCGGTCGCGGGGACTGCGGGTCGGCAGCGCGCCGGACACCTTCCTCGGAGCCGGACTGCAGTCGGCGGCGCGGGCGCTGGGCGCGGGGCTGATCGGCGAGCCGGTGAGCGTCGCGGCGGTCACCCAGGGGCCGGGTCCGGAGAGCTGGCACCCGAGCCCGGAGTTCCTCTTCCAGCACGGCGCGGGGCCGCTGTTCGACATCGGCCCGTACTACCTGACGGCGCTGGTGTCGCTGCTCGGCCCGGTGACGCGGGTCTCGGCCACCGCCCGGCAGGCGCGCTCGCACCGGGTGATCGGCTCGGGACCGAAGGCGGGGACCACGTTCGCCGTCGAGGTGCCCACGCATGTGCACGCGCTGCTGGACTTCGCGAGCGGGCCGAGCGCGTCGGCGACGTTCAGCTTCGACTCCGCGGCTCCGCGCCGGATGATCGAGATCACCGGTACGGAGGGCGTGCTGTCGCTGCCCGATCCCAACACCTTCGCAGGGCCGCTGCGGATCAGGGCGCTCACCGACCCCGGTGAGCAGGAGTGGCGGGAGCTGCCGGTGACCGGCACGACCGCGGGCCGCGGCATCGGCGTGCTGGACATGGCGCGCGGTCTGCGCGGCGACGTGCCGCACCGGGCGTCCGGGGAACTCGCGCTGCACGTTCTGGAGTTGATGTCCACGGTGACCGACGCCGCGCAGCGGCACGAGGTCCTGGGCCTGGACTCCCGCGCCCCGGTGGTGGAGACGCTGCCGGACGGGTGGGACCCGGTGGCGGCGACCCTGACCTGACCGGGGGTCCGCCACCACCGTCGCCCGGCCGGCCCACCCGTGGGGGGATGGGTCGGCCGGGTCTTTCGCTACGCGCTCCCCGGGCCCCGCCGCGGCTCAGCGGCGGCGCTCGCCGTCCCCGGCGTCCCGCGGCTGCCGCAGGCCGCGGTCGAGCAGGACGAAGAGCAGTCCGGCGGCGCTGACCGCGGCCATGACCGCGGCGATGGTGTGCAGCCCGGAGTCGTCGGCCCCGGCGTGGAAGAAGACGCCGATCAGGGCGGAGGAGGCGATGGAGCCGATGTAGCCGAAGGTCCGCATCAGCCCGGCGGCGGTGCCGATCTGGTCCGCCGCGGCCTGGCGGTACAGCGCGGTCTGGTTGGCCGGTGCGAACGTGCCGAGCGTGACGCCGAAGACCAGGGTGAGCACGATGATCACCAGGACCGACGTGGAGCTGTCGATCAGCAGGAAGCCGATCGCGCCCGCCCCGGAGGCGACGGCGCCGGCCACCAGCGCGGAACGCACCAGGTTGCGCGAGGAGATCGGCCGCATCAGCAGCGCGGACAGCCCGGTCATCGGCAGCAGGAGCAGTCCGACGGTGCGCGAGGAGTAGCCGTGCGCCTCCTCCAGCCAGTCGCTCACGCCGTACAGCACCGAGTACACGCACAGCGAGGTCAGCCCGAACCGCAGATACGTGCGGGTCAGCGCCAGGTTGCGGATCAGCAGGCGCACGTCGAGGAACGGCGTGGCGGCGACGCGTTCCCACAGCACCAGGGCGACCGCGAACGCCGCCGCGACGCCGAGGTACGCCCACTGCGCGCCGGGCAGTTCGTCGAGGAAGAGCAGCAGGGCGCTGAGCGTGGCGGCGAACAGCGCGATGCCGCCCAGGTCGATCCGCGAGACGATCTCCCGGGCGCCGAGCGCGGGGCCGTCACGGCGGTCGGCCGGCAGCCAGAGCACGGCCAGCAGGAAGGCCACGACCGCCACCGGCACATTGACCACGAAGGTGGAGCGCCAGCCGAAGGCGTCGACGATGACGCCGCCGAGGGGCAGGCCCAGCGCCGCGGTGGCGGTGCCGGCGATCTGGAGGCCGCCGAGCACGCCGCCGGGCGGCTCGGACAGCCCGGCCTCGCGGGCCCTGCGGCGGATGATGACCATGGCGCTGGGATAGCCGCCGGAGGTGCCGACGCCGATCAGCACGCGGGCCACCACCAGCGTCGCGATGTCCTGCCCGAAGGCGCCGACGACGCCGCCGGCCAGGACCAGCAGGATGCCGGCGAGGAAGACCCGGCGGGGGCCGAAGACCTCCGCGAGCTTGCCGCCGGTCGGCTGCGCGATCGCGCTGGCCAGGTAGAGCGCGGAGACCAGGACGGCGGTGCTGCCGACGGAGACGTGCAGTCCGTGGGCCATCGGGACCAGCGCGGTGGCGATCAGCGAGCTGTTGACCGGGTTGAGCGCGGAGCCGACGTACATCGGTGTGACGAAACGCCAGTTGAACGGCGCGACGGGGGTGCGCACGGGGGATTCTGCCTGCCGGATGCTCATCGCCCTCCTTCCACGGCGGGTCGGGCCGGTCCCCCGATGCCTCTACGCTCCAGGGACCGGCCGGACGGTCAGATATGAAGTCCAGCCTGTGTAGTTTTACGTTAGTAGTCTGTCCGAAGTATTTCAAGGCGGTGTCCTCCTGTGCCCGACGAAGCCGCGGCTCCCCCGGCCGCCCACACGGCAGCGCGCGACCTGCTGGTGCTCTTCCGGCGGCTGCGCAAGCGGCTGCGCGAGGTGCCCAGCAGCGGGCTGACCCCCTCGCAGACGTCCGTGCTGCTGCGCCTGGACAAGGACGGCGCGTCGTCCACGACGCTCCTGGCGGCCGCGGAGGGGGTGCGGCCGCAGTCGATGACGGCGGTCCTCAACGCGCTGGAGGAGACGGGCCTCATCCGGCGCAGCCCCGATCCCGAGGACGGACGGCGGCAGGTCGTCACCCTCACCGAGGCGGGCGCGGAGCGGGTGGCCGGCGGCCGCGAGGCGCGCCAGGACTGGCTGACCGTGGCGATGGCCGAGCGTCTGGACGCGCGGCAGCTCGCCGTGGTCAACGAGGCGCTGGCGCTGCTCGGCGAGGTGGTCGAGGGCGGGGCGGCCGAGCCGCCGCCGTCACCGCCGCGGCGGGGGTCCGGAACGCGGCCGGCCCCCTGATCCCGGGGAACGGGGTCAGGGGGCCGGGGGGCGGGATGCCGGGCCGCCGCACGGGCGGTCCGGCGGCCGGACCGGGCGGCGGGGCTCGGCCGCCGGACTCAGCGGCGG from Actinacidiphila sp. DG2A-62 includes:
- a CDS encoding MFS transporter; its protein translation is MSIRQAESPVRTPVAPFNWRFVTPMYVGSALNPVNSSLIATALVPMAHGLHVSVGSTAVLVSALYLASAIAQPTGGKLAEVFGPRRVFLAGILLVLAGGVVGAFGQDIATLVVARVLIGVGTSGGYPSAMVIIRRRAREAGLSEPPGGVLGGLQIAGTATAALGLPLGGVIVDAFGWRSTFVVNVPVAVVAFLLAVLWLPADRRDGPALGAREIVSRIDLGGIALFAATLSALLLFLDELPGAQWAYLGVAAAFAVALVLWERVAATPFLDVRLLIRNLALTRTYLRFGLTSLCVYSVLYGVSDWLEEAHGYSSRTVGLLLLPMTGLSALLMRPISSRNLVRSALVAGAVASGAGAIGFLLIDSSTSVLVIIVLTLVFGVTLGTFAPANQTALYRQAAADQIGTAAGLMRTFGYIGSIASSALIGVFFHAGADDSGLHTIAAVMAAVSAAGLLFVLLDRGLRQPRDAGDGERRR
- a CDS encoding MarR family winged helix-turn-helix transcriptional regulator, encoding MPDEAAAPPAAHTAARDLLVLFRRLRKRLREVPSSGLTPSQTSVLLRLDKDGASSTTLLAAAEGVRPQSMTAVLNALEETGLIRRSPDPEDGRRQVVTLTEAGAERVAGGREARQDWLTVAMAERLDARQLAVVNEALALLGEVVEGGAAEPPPSPPRRGSGTRPAP
- a CDS encoding Gfo/Idh/MocA family protein; translated protein: MSGGPVGVALVGAGVISTQYLTALSTFPDIRVLAVADLDAERARAQAQAYGVPVHGDVAAALAVPEVEIVVNLTIPAAHAEVAAEALRAGKHVYGEKPLALAPADGAKILAEARSRGLRVGSAPDTFLGAGLQSAARALGAGLIGEPVSVAAVTQGPGPESWHPSPEFLFQHGAGPLFDIGPYYLTALVSLLGPVTRVSATARQARSHRVIGSGPKAGTTFAVEVPTHVHALLDFASGPSASATFSFDSAAPRRMIEITGTEGVLSLPDPNTFAGPLRIRALTDPGEQEWRELPVTGTTAGRGIGVLDMARGLRGDVPHRASGELALHVLELMSTVTDAAQRHEVLGLDSRAPVVETLPDGWDPVAATLT
- a CDS encoding sugar phosphate isomerase/epimerase family protein, whose translation is MATPLSIQLYTLRDQLAADRDGTLARLAEIGYRSVEAYDPMADPAGFRRKADELGIGVAASHAYALFDKEADEVFDAVAAIGTDLALIPGGIAHEEFTTLDGLRRTADLLNGFAEKAADRGIRIGYHNHWWEIEPRFEGRTALEVLATLVAPEVFLEVDTYWAQVGGADVPELLRALGDKVRALHVKDGPAVKGEPHVAVGEGVVDVPAILAAAPEAIRIVELDTCATDVFEAVARSHAYLTALEGRS